The Lewinellaceae bacterium genome has a segment encoding these proteins:
- a CDS encoding nucleotide pyrophosphohydrolase, translating to MTIKEAQDTVDHWIKTIGVRYYNELTNMAILTEEVGEVARLMSRLYGEQSFKTAEMEVNAKDHLGEEMADVLFVLICLANQTGIDLTDALRKSLEKKTSRDADRHANNKKLQ from the coding sequence ATGACGATAAAAGAAGCACAGGATACCGTTGATCACTGGATAAAAACAATAGGGGTCCGGTATTACAACGAATTGACCAATATGGCCATTCTGACAGAAGAAGTGGGAGAGGTGGCCCGATTGATGTCCCGCCTTTATGGAGAGCAATCGTTCAAAACAGCAGAAATGGAGGTTAACGCCAAAGATCACCTGGGAGAAGAGATGGCAGATGTACTTTTTGTGTTGATATGCCTCGCCAATCAAACAGGTATTGACCTCACAGATGCCCTGCGCAAGAGCCTGGAAAAAAAAACCAGTCGTGATGCAGATCGGCATGCGAACAATAAAAAGTTACAGTAA
- a CDS encoding OmpA family protein has protein sequence MRIISKLFVFVLVVGLLSSCVSKKKYDELTAAKEATDQALAETQMQVKSLSEEKDALAADLQSTKTDLNGKISDLDAKLNDATSKMGQMTEKLNMTQAELDKLKAQINGMFAAYTNSGLSLEDKDGRLYVVTNSPVNYGSSSARLNKDQRDAIDALAETLKANPAVKIVIEGHTDSQKFKADTGSDNWNLSIQRANSVARRLLNKGVAASQISVAGRADGVPVGDNATSEGRAANRRTVVLPNPDLGGLKGN, from the coding sequence ATGCGTATTATATCCAAATTGTTCGTCTTTGTATTAGTGGTCGGTTTGTTGTCATCTTGTGTTTCTAAGAAGAAATATGATGAACTTACAGCTGCTAAAGAAGCTACTGACCAGGCATTAGCTGAAACTCAAATGCAGGTTAAATCTTTGTCTGAAGAAAAAGATGCTCTCGCAGCAGATCTCCAGTCAACTAAAACAGACCTGAACGGGAAGATTTCAGACCTTGATGCTAAATTGAATGATGCAACAAGCAAAATGGGTCAAATGACTGAGAAACTGAATATGACTCAGGCTGAGCTGGACAAACTCAAAGCTCAGATCAACGGTATGTTTGCTGCTTATACAAACAGCGGACTTTCTCTTGAAGACAAAGACGGCAGATTGTACGTGGTAACAAATTCTCCTGTAAACTACGGAAGCAGTTCAGCAAGACTGAACAAAGATCAGCGTGATGCTATTGATGCTTTGGCTGAAACTTTGAAAGCTAATCCTGCTGTTAAGATTGTTATTGAAGGACATACTGACAGCCAGAAATTTAAAGCTGATACAGGTAGCGATAACTGGAATCTCAGTATTCAGCGTGCCAATTCTGTTGCTCGTCGTTTGTTGAACAAAGGCGTTGCTGCTTCTCAGATTTCTGTAGCCGGTAGAGCTGACGGTGTTCCTGTTGGTGATAACGCAACCAGTGAAGGAAGAGCTGCAAACAGAAGAACTGTTGTATTGCCTAACCCTGATTTGGGTGGATTGAAAGGAAACTAA
- a CDS encoding D-tyrosyl-tRNA(Tyr) deacylase: protein MRVVIQRVSEASVTIEGEINANIEKGLLVLLGIEDTDTQEDIEWLCKKISNLRVFDDPNGVMNLSILDIEGDIIVVSQFTLHASTKKGNRPSYIRAAKPDFAIPMYENFVQQLSASTGKTIQTGVFGADMKVRLLNDGPVTIIIDSKIKE from the coding sequence ATGCGGGTAGTGATACAAAGAGTCAGCGAAGCCTCGGTGACTATCGAAGGGGAAATAAATGCCAACATCGAAAAAGGGTTGTTGGTCTTACTGGGAATTGAGGATACAGATACACAAGAAGATATCGAATGGCTGTGCAAAAAGATCAGCAACCTCCGGGTCTTTGATGATCCAAACGGGGTAATGAATCTTTCGATATTGGACATTGAGGGGGACATTATCGTCGTCAGCCAGTTCACTTTGCATGCCAGCACGAAAAAGGGCAACCGGCCGTCCTACATCCGGGCAGCCAAACCTGATTTTGCCATCCCGATGTACGAAAATTTCGTACAACAGCTTTCTGCCTCCACTGGAAAAACCATCCAAACAGGAGTATTTGGCGCCGACATGAAAGTTCGCCTGTTAAACGACGGCCCTGTAACGATCATCATCGATTCAAAGATCAAAGAATAA
- a CDS encoding DMT family transporter yields the protein MSPQKIAYRDLHIAVFLFGFTAILGDLIQLSALTLVWWRVLITSISLLFLVKWAPLLKMRRDMLLKYAGIGVIVGLHWLAFYGSIKLANASIALVCMATTSFFTALLEPLILGRKVRFYEIVLGVFIVPGMILVANNVEFSMMAGIWVGLASALFASLFSILNKKLITHASEMNITLIEMSSAWVFLGIVLLVMTFNGAAPVQFIPSPSDWIYLLVLALLCTTFAYVLALRALHHLSAFASNLTINLEPVYGIILAWLILKDGEEVTPGFYLGGLIIIASVFSYPFLRKRFGG from the coding sequence TTGTCACCACAAAAAATAGCATACAGGGATCTACATATTGCCGTATTCCTTTTTGGGTTTACCGCTATACTGGGCGACCTGATCCAATTATCCGCCCTGACATTGGTTTGGTGGCGGGTGTTAATCACTTCTATTAGCCTTCTTTTTCTGGTCAAATGGGCTCCGCTGCTCAAAATGCGGAGAGATATGCTTCTGAAATATGCGGGTATTGGGGTAATTGTAGGGCTGCATTGGCTGGCTTTTTACGGTTCCATAAAACTGGCCAATGCGTCCATCGCGTTGGTTTGTATGGCTACGACTTCTTTTTTTACTGCTTTGCTCGAACCTTTAATCCTGGGCAGGAAGGTGCGCTTTTACGAAATTGTGCTCGGTGTTTTTATCGTTCCCGGCATGATCCTGGTGGCCAATAATGTTGAGTTTTCCATGATGGCCGGTATCTGGGTCGGCCTGGCATCAGCCCTTTTTGCCTCACTTTTTTCTATATTGAATAAAAAACTCATCACCCATGCCAGTGAAATGAATATCACCCTCATCGAGATGAGTAGTGCCTGGGTTTTCCTGGGGATAGTACTTTTGGTAATGACTTTTAACGGAGCTGCTCCCGTTCAATTTATTCCTTCTCCCTCAGATTGGATTTACTTGCTGGTTTTGGCGCTTTTGTGCACTACTTTCGCTTATGTACTTGCCTTGAGGGCTTTACATCATTTATCTGCTTTTGCCTCCAATCTCACTATAAACCTTGAACCTGTTTACGGCATCATACTGGCCTGGCTGATCCTAAAGGATGGTGAAGAGGTTACACCGGGCTTTTATCTGGGAGGATTAATCATTATTGCCAGTGTATTTAGTTATCCTTTTTTGAGAAAACGATTCGGAGGGTAG
- a CDS encoding TonB-dependent receptor → MLKKILNSLILFTTVISLLPAQNITVSGSLSEQATGETLIGASIYIPEVGLGTTTNEYGFYSISVPRGDSISIQFSYIGFQPILVRIASNKDQILNIELGSGVNLEEIVVKANSYKEQLSSTEMSVETITTKEAKLLPVLMGESDILKTIQLKPGIPSGSEGTTGLFVRGGSSDQNLIVLDEAIVYNANHLFGFFSTFNTDAVKDLKIYKGGFPSQYGGRLSSVIDVKLNEGNNKKFSGTGGIGLISSRLTLEGPIKEGKSSFMVSGRRTYIDLITSQINKANVDNENYNQIPDYYFYDLNTKINFQVSEKDKIYLSGYFGRDVFGFNSEFFDFNFNWGNATGTARWNHVFNPKLFANTTFTFSDYQYNITNKITGFSFDIGSNIKDANFKSDFYYAVNNKHTLRFGGGVTFHLFGVGRLKAGSDDGAISFESGKDYDALEGGLYISDDWELGPTTKVNMGLRVSGFNNDSTFYGGIEPRIAFRQSLSDRMALKASYARMKQYVHLVASAGTSLPTDVWYPSTANVKPQSSDQVAVGLSYLLNKGIFFSVEGYYKWLGNQVDFIDGADLFANDNLEQEFAFGKGRGYGLEVSLEKKEGRLTGWIGYTLARIEKGEFETLKPNASFQQDGYFSPIYDRRHDLSVVAIYDLSKRLTLSATYVYGSGDLRWMAPGRFSFQDVYGLPFQAVVPDYKDRNNYRLPYYSRLDLGLVIKFFPKWGESDLSINVVNALDRRNAFFIYLEPEFREVDTGNGNVIQIPEKISAKQVSLFPVLPSISWNFKF, encoded by the coding sequence ATGCTTAAAAAGATTTTAAACTCATTGATTTTATTCACCACGGTGATTTCCTTGCTTCCGGCACAGAACATTACCGTAAGTGGCTCCCTCTCCGAGCAGGCCACTGGAGAAACACTGATCGGGGCTTCTATTTATATTCCCGAAGTAGGGCTTGGAACGACTACCAATGAATATGGCTTTTATTCTATCTCCGTTCCCCGGGGCGATTCAATTTCAATACAATTCAGTTACATCGGTTTTCAACCCATATTGGTGCGAATTGCCTCTAATAAAGATCAAATCCTCAATATTGAACTCGGTTCGGGCGTCAACCTTGAGGAAATCGTGGTAAAAGCTAATTCTTACAAAGAGCAACTCTCCTCCACTGAAATGAGTGTAGAAACGATCACCACCAAGGAGGCCAAATTACTTCCCGTGCTGATGGGCGAGAGTGATATCCTGAAAACCATACAACTCAAACCGGGTATTCCTTCCGGGTCAGAAGGCACTACAGGACTGTTTGTAAGAGGGGGCAGCTCTGATCAAAACCTGATTGTTCTGGATGAAGCCATTGTCTACAATGCCAACCACCTGTTTGGCTTTTTCAGCACCTTTAACACCGATGCCGTAAAAGATCTTAAGATCTACAAAGGAGGGTTTCCATCTCAATATGGCGGCAGATTATCTTCCGTAATTGATGTCAAACTCAATGAAGGAAACAACAAAAAATTCTCGGGTACCGGTGGTATAGGACTCATCTCCTCAAGGCTAACCCTTGAAGGTCCTATCAAAGAAGGAAAATCCTCATTCATGGTTTCCGGCCGCCGCACCTACATTGACCTGATCACCAGCCAGATCAATAAAGCCAATGTGGACAATGAAAATTACAACCAGATTCCGGATTACTATTTTTATGATCTGAATACCAAAATCAATTTTCAGGTCAGTGAAAAGGACAAAATTTACTTAAGCGGTTATTTCGGTCGCGATGTTTTCGGATTTAACAGCGAGTTCTTCGACTTTAATTTTAACTGGGGCAACGCGACAGGGACTGCCCGGTGGAACCATGTTTTCAATCCGAAATTATTCGCCAATACCACCTTTACTTTTTCTGATTACCAATACAATATTACCAATAAAATAACCGGGTTTTCTTTTGATATCGGATCTAACATCAAAGATGCCAATTTCAAATCCGACTTTTATTATGCCGTCAATAACAAACACACCTTGCGCTTTGGCGGAGGAGTCACCTTCCATCTTTTTGGAGTAGGACGCCTGAAAGCGGGCAGCGATGATGGGGCGATTTCCTTCGAATCAGGAAAAGACTATGATGCGCTGGAAGGAGGGCTTTATATTTCCGACGACTGGGAGCTGGGGCCCACTACAAAAGTAAATATGGGATTACGCGTCAGTGGCTTCAACAATGACAGTACTTTTTACGGAGGCATTGAACCACGGATCGCTTTCCGTCAAAGCCTGAGCGACAGGATGGCTTTGAAAGCCAGTTATGCACGTATGAAACAATACGTTCACCTGGTGGCCAGTGCCGGAACGTCCCTGCCTACCGACGTTTGGTATCCTTCGACCGCAAATGTCAAACCTCAGAGTTCTGACCAGGTTGCTGTAGGACTTTCGTATTTATTAAACAAAGGCATTTTCTTTTCAGTGGAAGGTTATTACAAATGGTTGGGCAACCAGGTGGATTTCATCGATGGGGCGGATCTCTTTGCCAATGACAATCTCGAACAGGAATTTGCATTCGGAAAAGGACGCGGTTATGGCTTAGAGGTAAGCCTTGAAAAAAAAGAGGGCCGCCTTACCGGTTGGATTGGTTATACGCTGGCCCGCATAGAAAAAGGAGAATTCGAGACGCTTAAACCCAATGCCAGTTTTCAGCAGGATGGATATTTTTCTCCCATTTATGATCGTCGGCATGATCTTTCAGTCGTTGCCATCTATGATTTGAGTAAGCGACTTACCCTTTCAGCTACTTACGTCTACGGTTCCGGAGATCTCCGCTGGATGGCTCCGGGGAGGTTTTCTTTCCAGGATGTTTATGGATTACCCTTTCAGGCCGTTGTTCCTGACTATAAAGATCGTAATAACTATCGATTGCCTTACTACAGCCGCCTGGATCTTGGGCTGGTGATCAAATTTTTTCCAAAATGGGGAGAGAGCGATCTGAGTATCAATGTGGTTAATGCCCTGGACAGGAGAAATGCTTTTTTCATTTATCTCGAACCGGAATTCAGGGAAGTGGATACCGGGAATGGAAATGTCATCCAGATTCCGGAGAAAATTTCCGCTAAGCAGGTATCATTGTTTCCGGTACTGCCTTCCATTTCTTGGAACTTCAAGTTTTAA
- a CDS encoding NUDIX hydrolase — MPSIAAFFLYLYPTFKPTNNSVSTGNINVDLKIIDSYFKAAISVDCVIFGFDENELKVLLMRCNMEPYVGLWSLIGDMVHIDEGLNEAADRILQYRTGLENVYLDQVKTFGTINRHPLGRVISIAYYSLVKISDYKISTTSRYLEKEWQNIYNEAHWHSIDDITDLAFDHNEILEESLKSLRKHVREEPVGFNLLPEKFTLSQLQNLYERILGVELDKRNFRKKILNMKLLKDINQTQQNVAHRPAKLYCFDEERYQQLKDKGLIFDL, encoded by the coding sequence ATGCCCTCAATAGCAGCATTTTTTTTATACCTTTACCCTACATTCAAACCAACTAATAATTCGGTGAGCACAGGGAATATTAATGTTGATCTAAAAATTATCGATTCTTATTTCAAAGCAGCCATATCCGTGGATTGCGTGATTTTTGGCTTTGATGAAAATGAATTGAAAGTCTTGTTGATGAGGTGTAACATGGAACCTTATGTTGGCCTTTGGTCATTAATTGGGGATATGGTACACATTGATGAAGGCCTCAATGAGGCGGCAGACAGAATTTTGCAATACAGGACGGGCCTTGAAAATGTGTACCTGGATCAGGTCAAAACCTTCGGTACAATAAATCGCCATCCGTTGGGCAGGGTTATTTCAATCGCTTATTACTCTTTGGTTAAAATCAGTGATTATAAAATTAGTACCACCTCAAGGTACCTGGAAAAAGAATGGCAAAATATTTATAATGAAGCCCACTGGCACAGTATTGACGATATCACTGACCTGGCATTTGATCATAATGAAATCCTGGAAGAATCTTTAAAAAGTCTCCGCAAACACGTTCGGGAAGAGCCTGTAGGATTTAACCTGCTGCCTGAAAAATTTACCCTTTCACAACTGCAGAATTTGTACGAACGAATACTTGGGGTTGAACTGGATAAGCGCAATTTCCGGAAGAAAATCCTGAATATGAAATTGCTCAAGGATATCAATCAAACCCAGCAGAACGTGGCTCACCGCCCGGCGAAATTGTATTGCTTTGACGAGGAACGCTACCAGCAATTAAAGGATAAAGGGTTGATCTTCGATCTTTAA
- a CDS encoding RNA polymerase sigma factor, which translates to MKPLQLTEQELIKACNNGERHAQELLYRRYSAKLYGVCLRYASNREEAEDFLQEGFIKIYNNLYKYQPTGSFSAWMHRLMVNVALEKIRQNQKRKNQLSLDDLIYDPEDSDDIFSDFGARTIIEMVQKLPEGYRIVFNLYVVEGYSHKEIGEMLEITESTSKSQLSRAKATLRKLLEKVV; encoded by the coding sequence ATAAAACCGCTGCAATTGACTGAACAGGAATTGATCAAGGCATGCAACAATGGAGAACGGCACGCACAGGAGTTGCTTTACCGTCGCTATAGCGCCAAATTGTATGGGGTTTGCCTTCGTTATGCGTCTAACAGAGAAGAAGCAGAAGATTTCCTCCAGGAGGGCTTTATAAAAATTTACAACAATCTTTACAAATACCAACCGACGGGATCCTTTTCGGCCTGGATGCACAGGCTCATGGTGAACGTAGCACTGGAAAAGATTCGTCAGAACCAAAAAAGAAAAAATCAACTAAGCCTCGATGACCTAATTTACGACCCCGAAGATTCCGATGATATTTTTAGCGACTTTGGTGCCCGGACAATCATAGAAATGGTGCAAAAGCTTCCGGAAGGATACCGTATAGTCTTCAACCTGTATGTGGTGGAAGGGTACTCGCATAAAGAAATTGGAGAAATGCTGGAAATTACCGAATCAACCTCAAAATCCCAACTGTCGAGAGCAAAAGCAACATTGAGAAAATTATTGGAGAAAGTGGTCTGA
- a CDS encoding DUF4249 domain-containing protein, giving the protein MNYFKILAFTFIAFAIASCDLEREVEIDLPDYEGRLFLECYLEPGQPMNLLLTRTSPYFEAFPTNTIDYLNGILEEDATVSISYNGQVYALENNLTFNPSIQKIFNYTSDEIVPFDFENDFDLLITTKDGKTITGKTKITKPMTIDSVVTQFAQNDTLARLLIYMTDDPTRDNYFRRVLHEGSLDSIPIWSFPIDDRASEGTIIFGSFFDYSEGDTIINTIYSIEEDYFEFLQSIDFASQSNGNPFAQPSPIVSNIGGTANAIGIFTGFTYDRRYTIIER; this is encoded by the coding sequence ATGAACTACTTTAAAATATTGGCTTTCACCTTTATAGCTTTTGCCATAGCATCTTGCGACCTTGAAAGAGAAGTTGAAATCGACCTACCTGATTACGAAGGCAGGCTTTTCCTGGAATGTTACCTGGAACCGGGGCAGCCCATGAATTTACTGCTCACCCGAACATCTCCCTATTTCGAAGCCTTCCCGACCAATACCATCGATTACCTGAATGGCATCCTGGAAGAGGACGCCACCGTTTCCATTTCCTATAACGGACAGGTTTATGCACTCGAAAACAACCTGACTTTCAACCCTTCAATACAAAAGATCTTCAATTACACTTCTGATGAAATTGTTCCTTTTGATTTTGAAAATGATTTTGATTTGCTGATCACGACGAAAGATGGAAAAACCATCACCGGGAAGACGAAAATAACGAAACCCATGACCATTGACAGTGTGGTGACCCAATTTGCTCAAAATGATACGCTCGCCCGCCTGCTGATCTATATGACAGACGATCCGACAAGGGACAATTATTTCCGAAGAGTACTTCACGAAGGCAGTCTGGACAGTATTCCAATCTGGAGTTTCCCGATTGATGACCGCGCCTCAGAAGGCACCATCATCTTCGGTTCGTTTTTTGATTATTCAGAAGGGGATACCATCATCAATACGATTTACAGTATTGAAGAAGACTATTTTGAATTTCTCCAAAGTATTGATTTCGCCAGCCAGTCAAATGGAAATCCTTTCGCCCAGCCCAGTCCGATCGTTTCAAATATCGGGGGCACGGCCAATGCGATCGGCATTTTTACCGGATTCACTTATGACAGGCGATATACGATCATTGAGCGATGA
- a CDS encoding M1 family metallopeptidase, giving the protein MRSFLFMVVVLLALSCNTQKGIPSNETPIVTEIRDLDPIVVTAPAYDGSEEDSEIEYTLPKYNETFTQSNDLLHTKLDLKFDWGNEKVIGKATLKFKPYFYPTDELVLDAKNFEFKAVRFADQKENLIYTYDGSQIKINLGRLFTRNETYSLFIDYVATPSASGGSSAITSDKGLYFINSKGDDPEKPTQIWSQGETEANSRWFPTIDKPKEKSTEEIYLTVDDKYKTLSNGSFVSSTKNEDGTRTDYWKMDQPHAPYLFMIAVGDFAVVKDSWEGIPLSYYVEPEYEKDAKAIYSNTPEMLTFFSEKLNFKYPWPKFDQIIVRDYVSGAMENTTAVVFGEFIQKHERELIDNNNDLIVAHEMFHHWFGDYVTCESWANLTLNEGFANYAEFLWLEHQEGIDAADHHMMDERSGYFNASYRDMHPLIDFGYDDKEDMFDAHSYNKGGAVLHMLRSYVGDDAFFASLNKYLTDNAYRPVEVHDLRLAFEAVTGKDLNWFFNQWYLSQGHPALDISYDYDETNMQALVTVEQTQDPESMPAIFVLPTFVDIYISPTSVIREPIVVNQRIQTFTFDVPAAPQLINFDPDHALLATVEDDKTVDNYIFQLYNAPRFADRYEAVSNLRTDDSKIATMAVRSAITDPYWFIRQMAIYELPSYDIEEKDVQDLLLNLAENDPHSAVRSAALEKLRAIGRDAEVIEVAKRIIDKERAYPVIGAALELLSEKDKTTAALYVKNLENEDNWDIINSIAKIYVESGDASHLPFFENKLSEANGFDAIPFFGAYMQLAEKAGTTYRDEALDKLFNIATDMTLSLWGRVGAAAAISNVKKNLPFTDTATMDKLDKMLSDIKARETNTQLKAIYDQQF; this is encoded by the coding sequence ATGAGATCATTCCTTTTTATGGTCGTTGTTTTGCTCGCATTGAGTTGTAATACTCAAAAAGGCATTCCCTCCAATGAAACTCCAATAGTCACTGAAATCCGGGACCTCGATCCTATTGTTGTTACAGCTCCTGCATACGATGGCAGTGAGGAGGATTCGGAAATCGAGTACACGCTTCCCAAATACAATGAAACTTTTACTCAGTCAAATGACTTGCTCCACACTAAACTGGACCTTAAATTTGACTGGGGAAATGAAAAAGTTATAGGAAAAGCAACCCTGAAATTCAAGCCCTATTTCTACCCTACGGATGAATTGGTGCTGGATGCCAAAAATTTTGAATTCAAGGCCGTTCGTTTTGCAGATCAAAAGGAAAATTTAATCTATACGTACGACGGTAGCCAGATCAAAATAAACCTGGGACGGCTCTTCACCAGGAATGAAACTTATTCCCTGTTCATTGATTATGTGGCCACCCCTTCAGCTTCAGGTGGTAGCAGTGCTATCACTTCCGACAAAGGGTTATATTTTATCAACTCTAAAGGCGATGACCCGGAAAAACCTACACAGATATGGAGCCAGGGTGAAACAGAGGCCAACTCCCGCTGGTTTCCAACCATTGACAAACCTAAGGAAAAATCTACCGAGGAAATATACCTGACAGTAGATGATAAATACAAAACCCTTTCTAATGGTAGTTTTGTTTCCTCCACAAAAAATGAGGACGGAACCCGTACCGATTACTGGAAAATGGACCAGCCTCACGCTCCTTATCTTTTTATGATCGCCGTGGGCGATTTTGCGGTGGTAAAGGACAGCTGGGAAGGCATCCCGCTGTCGTACTACGTGGAACCAGAATATGAAAAAGATGCCAAAGCCATCTATTCGAACACTCCGGAGATGCTGACCTTCTTTTCTGAAAAACTCAACTTCAAATACCCTTGGCCAAAATTCGACCAGATCATCGTTCGGGATTATGTTTCCGGAGCCATGGAGAATACGACAGCGGTTGTTTTCGGCGAATTCATCCAAAAGCACGAGCGCGAACTGATCGACAACAATAACGATCTCATTGTGGCTCACGAGATGTTTCACCATTGGTTTGGTGATTACGTGACCTGTGAAAGCTGGGCCAACCTGACCCTCAATGAAGGATTTGCCAATTATGCTGAATTTCTTTGGCTGGAACATCAGGAAGGAATTGATGCCGCAGATCACCATATGATGGATGAACGATCCGGTTATTTTAATGCTTCCTACCGTGATATGCATCCTTTGATCGACTTCGGATACGACGACAAGGAGGATATGTTTGATGCGCATAGTTACAATAAAGGCGGAGCGGTATTACACATGCTTCGTAGTTACGTTGGTGATGACGCTTTTTTCGCTTCCTTGAACAAATATCTTACCGATAATGCCTATCGGCCGGTGGAAGTACACGACCTCAGGCTGGCTTTTGAAGCTGTCACAGGAAAAGACCTCAACTGGTTTTTCAACCAATGGTACCTCAGCCAGGGTCACCCGGCACTCGATATCTCGTACGACTACGATGAAACAAATATGCAGGCATTGGTAACCGTAGAGCAAACGCAGGATCCGGAAAGTATGCCGGCCATTTTTGTGTTGCCCACTTTTGTGGATATCTATATCAGCCCTACTTCCGTAATTCGCGAACCTATTGTCGTGAACCAGCGCATTCAAACGTTCACTTTTGATGTTCCCGCTGCACCGCAATTGATCAATTTCGATCCGGATCATGCCTTGCTGGCTACGGTGGAAGACGATAAAACAGTAGATAATTATATTTTCCAATTGTACAATGCGCCAAGATTTGCAGACCGTTACGAAGCCGTTTCGAATCTTCGTACCGATGATTCAAAAATCGCCACAATGGCCGTCCGTTCGGCCATTACCGATCCGTACTGGTTTATCCGACAGATGGCTATTTATGAGCTTCCTTCTTACGATATTGAAGAAAAAGACGTACAGGATCTCTTGTTGAACCTCGCCGAAAATGACCCGCATTCCGCAGTAAGGTCTGCCGCACTGGAAAAATTACGTGCCATCGGACGCGATGCTGAAGTGATTGAGGTTGCCAAACGTATTATCGACAAAGAACGCGCCTACCCGGTTATAGGTGCCGCCCTGGAGCTGCTGAGTGAAAAGGATAAAACTACAGCTGCCCTGTATGTCAAGAACCTTGAAAATGAAGATAATTGGGATATCATCAATTCCATTGCCAAAATTTATGTAGAATCTGGTGATGCCTCTCATCTCCCTTTTTTCGAAAACAAACTGAGTGAAGCAAATGGTTTTGACGCTATTCCTTTTTTCGGTGCCTATATGCAGTTGGCGGAAAAGGCCGGAACAACCTATAGGGATGAAGCCCTGGATAAATTGTTCAACATTGCCACCGATATGACTCTATCCTTATGGGGCAGGGTTGGCGCAGCTGCGGCGATCAGTAATGTGAAAAAGAATTTACCCTTCACCGATACCGCCACAATGGATAAGCTCGACAAGATGCTTTCTGACATAAAAGCCAGGGAAACCAATACTCAACTAAAAGCGATTTACGACCAGCAGTTTTAA
- a CDS encoding sigma-70 family RNA polymerase sigma factor, translated as MLKRLDYNNTHRELIEECKRGQRKAQFELYRLYSKAMFNICLRMLRNETDAEDVLQSSFVDAFMKLDTFRYQSSIGAWIKRIVVNNCINFLKRRRLSIVEMNTNVLSIETPEEENSDFPVLSIEKVKKAMMQLPDGYRIVFSLYLLEGYDHKEISEILEISEATSKSQFSRAKKKLRDLLND; from the coding sequence ATTCTTAAAAGATTGGACTACAATAACACACACCGGGAGCTTATTGAAGAGTGCAAACGTGGCCAGCGAAAGGCCCAGTTTGAATTGTATCGGCTTTATTCCAAGGCCATGTTCAATATTTGCTTGCGGATGTTACGAAACGAGACGGATGCCGAAGACGTGCTCCAGTCTTCTTTTGTCGATGCCTTTATGAAGTTGGATACTTTCCGATATCAATCTTCTATAGGTGCCTGGATCAAAAGAATTGTAGTTAACAACTGTATCAATTTCCTAAAACGCCGCCGGTTGTCTATTGTTGAGATGAATACCAATGTATTGAGCATTGAAACCCCGGAGGAGGAAAATTCCGATTTTCCTGTATTAAGCATTGAAAAAGTCAAAAAAGCAATGATGCAATTACCGGACGGTTACAGGATCGTTTTTTCGCTTTACCTGTTGGAAGGATATGATCATAAAGAGATCTCCGAGATTCTCGAGATTTCTGAAGCTACTTCCAAATCCCAGTTTTCGAGAGCGAAAAAGAAGTTGCGGGACCTATTGAATGATTGA